One part of the Ziziphus jujuba cultivar Dongzao chromosome 2, ASM3175591v1 genome encodes these proteins:
- the LOC107434122 gene encoding actin-interacting protein 1-2, whose protein sequence is MPELAETYACVPSTERGRGILISGDPKSNTILYTNGRSVILLNLDNPLKVSVYAEHAYPATVARFSPNGEWIASADVSGTVRIWGTHNDFVLKKEFKVLSGRIDDLQWSPDGMRIVACGEGKGKSFVRAFMWDSGSNVGDFDGHSRRVLSCAFKPSRPFRIVTCGEDFLVNFYEGPPFKFKLSIRDHSNFANCIRFSPDGSKFISVSSDKKGILYDGKTGEKIGELSSEDGHKGSIYAVSWSPDGKQVLTVSADKSAKVWDISEDGNGKVNRTLTPSGSGGVDDMLVGGLWLNDRLVTVSLGGTISLFSSSDLDKAPLSLSGHMKNINSLAVLKSNPKVILSSSYDGLIVKWIQGIGYSGKLQRKENSQIKCFAAVEEEISTSGFDNKVWRVALHGDQCGDADSVDVGSQPKDLSIALLSPELAVVAIDSGVVMLRGTKVVSTINLGFTVTASAIAPDGSEAIIGGQDGKLHIYSISGDTLTEEAVLEKHRGAISVIRYSPDVSMFASGDLNREAVVWDRGTREVKLKNMLYHTARINCLAWSPDNTMVATGSLDTCVIIYEIDKPASSRTTIKGAHLGGVYGVAFTDEHSVLSSGEDACVRLWKLTPQ, encoded by the exons ATGCCGGAGCTCGCCGAGACCTATGCGTGCGTGCCGTCGACGGAGCGAGGCCGGGGAATCCTCATCTCTGGCGATCCCAAATCCAACACGATTCTATATACCAATGGCCGATCCGTCATCCTCCTCAACCTTGATAACCCTCTCAAGGTCTCCGTCTACGCCGAGCACGCTTACCCTGCCACCGTCGCTAGGTTCTCCCCAAACGGCGAGTGGATCGCCTCCGCCGATGTCTCCGGTACCGTGAGGATCTGGGGGACTCACAACGACTTCGTTTTGAAGAAGGAATTCAAGGTCCTTTCCGGTCGGATCGATGATCTGCAATGGTCTCCTGATGGGATGAGGATCGTCGCTTGTGGTGAAGGCAAAGGAAAATCTTTCGTACGCGCTTTCAT GTGGGATTCAGGATCGAATGTGGGAGATTTTGATGGCCACTCAAGACGGGTTTTAAGCTGTGCATTTAAGCCATCAAGACCATTTCGCATTGTCACTTGTGGAGAGGATTTCTTGGTGAATTTTTATGAAGGACCACCATTTAAATTTAAGCTATCTATCAG GGATCATTCAAACTTTGCCAATTGTATAAGGTTTTCTCCAGACGGGAGTAAGTTCATCAGTGTAAGCTCCGATAAAAAGGGTATTTTATATGATGGGAAAACAGGAGAGAAGATTGGGGAGCTTTCTTCTGAAGATGGCCATAAAGGCAGCATTTATGCAGTTAGCTGGAGTCCTGATGGCAAACAG GTGTTGACTGTCTCTGCTGACAAGTCCGCAAAAGTGTGGGATATATCCGAGGATGGAAATGGAAAGGTGAATAGAACGTTGACTCCTTCAGGCTCAGGTGGAGTGGATGACATGCTAGTTGGGGGTCTGTGGCTGAATGATCGTCTTGTCACTGTTTCACTGGGAGGAACAATTAGTTTGTTTTCATCAAGTGATCTTGACAAAGCCCCACTATCTCTATCTGGACACATGAAGAATATTAATTCATTAGCAGTTCTGAAAAGTAACCCAAAAGTCATATTGTCAAGTAGCTATGATGGTTTAATAGTGAAATGGATTCAAGGCATTGGATATAGTGGCAAATTACAAAGGAAGGAAAACTctcaaataaaatgttttgcagCTGTTGAGGAAGAAATTAGCACATCTGGATTTGACAATAAG GTATGGCGAGTTGCTTTGCATGGGGATCAATGTGGAGACGCAGATTCTGTTGATGTTGGTAGTCAGCCAAAGGACTTAAGCATTGCTCTTCTCTCACCTGAACTGGCAGTCGTTGCTATTGATTCAGGGGTTGTCATGCTCCGTGGGACAAAAGTAGTTTCAACTATCAACCTTGGATTTACTGTGACAGCATCTGCAATTGCACCTGATGGTAGTGAAGCCATCATTGGTGGGCAGGATGGTAAACTGCATATATACTCTATTAGTGGTGATACACTTACAGAGGAGGCAGTCCTTGAGAAACACCGGGGTGCTATTAGTGTCATACGCTACTCTCCTGATGTTTCGATGTTTGCTTCAGGGGATTTGAACCGAGAAGCTGTTGTCTGGGATCGTGGAACCAGAGAG GTAAAGCTTAAGAACATGTTGTACCACACTGCACGCATAAATTGTCTTGCTTGGTCTCCTGACAACACCATGGTTGCGACTGGATCTCTTGACACATGTGTCATCATATATGAAATCGACAAGCCAGCATCAAGCCGTACAACCATCAAGGGTGCTCATTTGGGTGGGGTTTATGGTGTAGCTTTCACTGATGAGCATAGTGTGCTGAGCTCTGGTGAGGATGCTTGTGTACGTCTTTGGAAGTTAACTCCACAATGA